A genomic stretch from Candidatus Omnitrophota bacterium includes:
- a CDS encoding helix-turn-helix transcriptional regulator: protein MERDIKASYSQRLRSLRKQYGYTQQELAEKADIEYKHIQRLESKRPCDVKLSTLEKIARAFNISLPELLDF from the coding sequence ATGGAAAGAGACATCAAGGCGAGTTATTCTCAGCGGCTGCGGTCGTTAAGAAAGCAATACGGCTACACCCAGCAGGAGCTTGCCGAGAAGGCAGACATAGAATATAAGCACATCCAGCGCCTGGAAAGCAAGAGGCCCTGCGACGTAAAACTCTCCACGCTGGAAAAGATAGCCAGGGCATTCAATATCTCCCTTCCTGAATTACTGGATTTTTAA
- the radC gene encoding DNA repair protein RadC: MAEQGINSWPEDDRPRERLLRYGEHKLTDTELLAVILGSGVKGKSAIDLARAILKQFGVFRDMADVDFSRWKEFKGLGAAKIARIKAAIEIGRRFKEQGADRSSLKIRSSKDIADILTPRMGSLKKEVVKAVFLNSQSRITDIVEIAEGTVNNVRPLIREVFHKALQHYAAAIICVHNHPSGHVNPSSEDKKFTSGLAQSGAALQIMVLDHIIIGKDAYFSFADKGML; the protein is encoded by the coding sequence ATGGCTGAACAGGGGATTAACTCGTGGCCTGAGGACGACCGGCCGCGGGAACGGCTTTTGCGCTACGGCGAACACAAACTGACCGACACAGAGCTTTTGGCCGTCATTTTGGGCTCAGGGGTGAAGGGGAAGAGCGCGATAGACCTGGCAAGAGCGATCCTGAAGCAATTCGGCGTATTCCGCGATATGGCCGACGTTGATTTTTCCCGCTGGAAGGAATTTAAAGGGCTGGGTGCCGCCAAAATCGCGCGGATCAAAGCCGCGATCGAAATAGGCAGAAGGTTTAAGGAGCAGGGGGCGGACAGAAGCAGCCTTAAGATCAGGTCTTCAAAAGACATAGCGGATATTTTAACGCCGCGCATGGGAAGCCTGAAAAAAGAGGTGGTCAAGGCCGTATTCCTTAATTCGCAGAGCCGTATAACCGACATTGTGGAGATAGCGGAAGGCACCGTGAATAACGTGCGGCCCCTGATAAGGGAGGTTTTTCATAAGGCGCTGCAGCATTACGCGGCGGCGATCATCTGCGTGCATAACCACCCCTCAGGCCATGTCAATCCCAGCAGCGAAGACAAGAAGTTTACGTCGGGGTTGGCGCAATCAGGCGCCGCGCTTCAGATCATGGTGCTTGACCACATAATAATAGGTAAGGACGCTTATTTCAGTTTCGCGGATAAGGGAATGCTCTGA